TAATGTTCCAGACATCTATCTAAATAATCAGACTCGGGTTCCGCTCCCAAGCACCTCTTTTCTATCTTGCTGTGCTATTGAAAACCCTTGGATGTAAAATACTAGTTTGTTAATGAATTCTGTGAATTCTGTGAACAGTAATGTGATTGAAAATAAATCTAAACCGCTGTAAAAGTGACCGCaatgacataaaataaatttaataagtcTAGATCAGCAACATGCAAGTGGTTtctggtttttgtgttttttttaacatctttattggagtataattgctttacaatggtgtgttagtttctgtataaccaagtgaatcagctatacatatacatacatccccatatctcctccctcttgcgtctccctcccaccctccctatcccacccctctactgGTTTCTGTTTTTAAGCTTTTAATGAAGTGCAACGTTGGCAGATGTTCTGttaactttaaaatgtgttttttaaagtaaGGCTTGTTCTACAGGCATTGGAAGAGCTTGCTTGCATGAGTTGCTAGTTTCATTTCCAGAAATCATGTTTGCAATTTTTATTCAATTGaaattatatatcaatttttaaaaaataattaattaatttttggctgcgtttgggtcttcgttgctgtgcgcaggctttctatagttgtggtgagtgggggctactcttcgttgtggtgcgtgggcttctcatcttggtggcttctcttgttgtggagcacgggctctagggcgcactaggacttcagtagttgtggtgcatgggctcagtagttgtggctcacgggctctagagtgcaggttcagtagttgtggtgcacgggcttagttgctctgctgcatgtgggaccttcccggaccggggattgaaccagtgtctggcaggttcttaaccactggaaggcagattcttaaccactgcaccaccagggaagtcctgaaattaTATATCAAAAACAAAAGGCATGAGTCATCAAACTGTTCCTTTTGACTCTCTTCTGTGGCATTTAGGAACCTAAACTCCCCAGGAAATTCACTCTTTCAAATCTTCTTACAGAGTCTGCAGCCATGTAGTTCTGGAAATAAAGTGAGAACTTTGGTGAACATTGTGGTTTAAATTGGAATTCAGGACTTGGTCTGAATATTTTAGTTTATCAAGGAAGAGTAGAATATAGATCTTAAAAACAAGAGATGTGAAAATGTGACATCaaacttgtgggatgcagctaaagcagtgctcagagggaaatttataggctGAAATatgtatattagaaaagaagaaggactaaaaaataaataatttaagctTCTAttttaagaagctagaaaaaaaagtaaataaatcaaacctagaaaaaaatagaaggaaataatacaaatgagagcaaaaatcaatgaagtagaaaagaaagtaGATATTTGACATGTTGCTTGTTCCAGTCTCCCATATTCACCAAAAATTCTGAGCCTAGTAAGTCTCTGGGAGGAGTCAGTCTTGATAGATTTGGGTAGGGAGAGATGGTTTCCTTGGGGTCCCTGAAGAAGCCCCGGACCTGGGATACCTACCCCAGATCATTAAGCCTATTAGATGCAGCAATTGTTATGTCCTGGGTTGAACTAAGAATCAGGTCCAAAGGAGCCACTGCACTGCACCCTCAGTGGGGTCATCCAGAAAGGCGCACGTGCTGGCCATCCCACCTGGAAGGATAGTGGGCAAGGTCTGCAGGACACGGCTCCCACCTGGAGGTGGAAAGCACTCCACTGTCACTGGAAAGCATCActggaacccacaccccctgcagtggaagcgcagggtcttaaccactggacagccagggaagtcccttgagaggtttttttttttttaatatatttatttttggctgcattgggtcttcgttgctgtgcgcgggttttctctagttgtggcttgcaggctctagagtgcaggctcggtagctgtggcgcactggcttagttgctccgcggcatgtgggatcttcccggaccagggctcggacccgtgtcccctgcactggcaggcagattcttaaccactgcaccaccagggaagcccgagagttgTTTTTGACAAACCTGCAAAGTGGGTTTTCAAGGTTCTCTCTTGGCCCTGCACTTCCGGTCCCACGGTGCTAGGAAGACTCGAAAGCAGAAAAGCACATCTCCCTCTTGAGCCCCACTTCCTGCCTTTGTGATTACGAAGAGCCTGCTGGTTACTGCCCCACTGGGCCCTTTGGAGTGTCTTTAATGACGGTcttagaaagaagaaaggggtcAATCATCACAGCCCTCCCTCCAAGACTGCCCGAAGCTTCTGAAGTAAGAGTGGAAAGCCCCAGGAATCAAAAGTGGGCTCTTGCCTCACTGCCTGGAGCAGGGTTGTCAAGGCTGCTAAGGATGGAGCCTGCAGGCAGATGTTGAAGCGGCTGAGGGACCAGCAATGTTTAGAACTCAATCTGCCATTAGTCTGGGCTTCTTGTTCTGGGCAGAAGTGACACCAGGAGTGACTGACGCAAGACATTGGATGGAGCTGCCCGTGTGTGTAAGTCTATCTTCTAGTTCCCCATCCCAGGGAAACTTATTTGTTGCTTTGTCCAAAGGAGGTCCCCAGAAAGTACTGGGAGATTGTAATGTATGTCAGGCCAGGCTGAATCATGTAAATTACATGACTGAATCATgtaaatgtgccaggcactattctaagcgtTTTCCATGCATTACCTTATCAAGCTCTCACACAGCCCTAAAAGGGACATAGGAcactgtgcccattttacagccaAGGAGACCAAGGCATGGAGAGGTAAAGTGTCTCGCCCAAGCTCACACAGATAACAGAGAGAAGCCTCTTGGTTAATGATTGAAGGTGTCTTGCAAAAACAGTGCTTTTACCAGTTCAGGCAGGAGCTCTCTTGTTCAATTTCCAGCAGAGCCTGGGGCCCTGTTGGCTCGCCTGTACCAGGCCAGTGTGTGGCAGCTTCAACCACAGATCACTGAGGTCACACCTTGGAcccctgcatgtgggatctagttccctgaccagggatcaaacccaggccccctgcattgcaggacggattctttaccactggaccaccatggaagtccttgGGGtacagaagcctttctgtgttccCTGTTTCCTGTTcgtagaaaaaggctttagtctcctaggccttccctgagttcctgaAGAGCAGATTCAAGAAGTTACTAATTaggaaagtgagggaatgcagaaacaaagtaaaagcagtcaagaaacaatagttcagtaATAAAACACAGTCCCAGTTCCTCCTGGAGGGATATACGTAACAATCCGACACATATCTTTGAGTTGCTCTGCTGGAACTAAgaccccaccctaccccccctgcaggtggaggatggtgactacaggCTGAGAACAAGCGCTAGACCCCAGACAGGctgaaaccagaaggttgatgattgggATTCCTGAAATAtcacctgttacctcaccaccaaacAATTGGAAGAAAGTCgtccaccctgcagccctcaccccaaatgttgcctttaaaaactcttccctcaaagccattggagagtttgggtcttttgagcatgagctgcccctgctctttgcttggccttgccataaacctttctctgctccaaactccgacctttcagtttgtttggcctcactgtgcctcaGGCACATAAACTTGGGTTGACCAAGTCTTTTATTAAAATTAGcaatttaggacttccctgggggtgcagtagTTCAGAATCcccctaccaatgcaggggacatgggttccagctctggtccggaaagatcccactagccgcggagcaactaagcctttgcgccacaactactgaacctgtgctctagagcccacgagccaaaactactgaagcccatgtgcctagaacctgtgctccgcaacaagagaagccaccacaatgagaagcccgtgcaccgcaacgaagagtagcccctgctcactgcaactagagaaagcctgtgcgcagcaatgaagacccaacacagccaaaataaataaattaattaattaattaattttcaaaaagtagCAATTTATTGGGTCTATTTcagaaatgtttgctgaaatACTCTTAGGCCGGGTTcgagagcattttttaaaaaaactctcatagtctctctctgtctctttccaagtctttctgtctctgtctctcctcccccaccccttgccccATCTCTGTTTCATCATTTTGTCTCATACCCGTCTGTCTCCATCACCCACACAGACACTCTTTAACAGTTGGAAACCTGACTCTTCTGATCCTTCAATCTTTCAAATCTTCCAGCGTCACTCCTTTAACCATACAGACTGGGCTTTCCCATCGGccacttctccctccccctttcatCCCTCCCACACTGGATGATGTTCATACAACCCTTCCATTCCTGTAAAGGAGGCAAAAAAGCAGTGGGAGTGGTCACAGATGGCGCAGTGGAAATGTCCTCAAGTTACCTGCCGCGGTCAGGGCCAGAGGGCAGCGGTGCTGGGGCTGCTGTCCTGGTATCCCCACCTACCCTTGGGGCCCAGTGTTGCTCTCTGGGCTGGAGATCACCAGGATGTGGGCTTGGGGTTGCCAGTGCCTGTGATGGGATGAGGGTCTTGTGGGACCATAAGTCTagtcagggagagggagaggatgtCCTTCGAGCAACAGGACAGCCCCTCTCTCTTGGCTCCTGGAGGAAGCTTACTTTCCATGGTTTCTGGATCTTTGGTCTCTAAACCCTCAGCACAATGACTGGGAACCTCAGGGCACATGTAGAAGGCTGCCAAGCTCCAGCAGGGggtgagaggaggagaagggattcTTAGGGGCAGAAAGTGGCACCAAGGTGACAATCCCAGTGACCCAAGGTCAAAGCTGGCTGGGATTGGGTAACTGTTGCTGAAGGGCAACTATTAGTGTGAGTGTAGGTCTGCAATCCCTTACCACATCTCACAGAGCCAGATGTGATACCGAATTCAGAAATTTTCAGATTTTACAGAGGTGGTATTGTATGTATACCATACGTTGTCCAACACCCCCAGTGGGATCTGGGGCAGCTTTACATGATCAGATGCATTCGTATTTCTGCTGTATGCTCTATGCATATCCACAGCAAATGGGACAAAAGCTATAAAGAGCTTAACCTCAGTTCGGATTAAGCATTATGCCAGATGAAGAAAGATTTGGTTCCTGGATTTTTCTTGGATTTCAGGATTGCAGATACGGGACAGTGAACCTGCACTCCCTGTCCCCTCTCTCTTACCTTGGTGGGTGGGGGTTGGAGCTGACATCTTGAGGAAGAGTCTGTTCTTCCAAGGTGGAAGGAGAGGCATCCAGATGGGTGTGGTCCAAGGCTCCGCCTTGTGACCATTGGGGGCAAGTCCTgaattttatttaacaattatCAGTATTATAAAAGTGATGCCCTGtcactttaaaataaatcaaacaaaacGAATGCTAAAACATTGTGAGCATCTCCTATACCCTCCACACAGCCCCACCTGTCTTCCATCAGTCTACTTGGAACCCTTCTAGACGTTatacttatgtatatatgtatgtttgtgcACACGTAGACACAGACATATGTGTAACTGGACGAGGCCGGTACCGAACCCAAGTTTGACTGCTTGCCGCTCGAAAGGTCAGTACtcgagagacaagtgttggtgaaaaaAGTTGTTTTATTCAGGAGGCCAGCAACCTGCGAAAATGGTGGACAAATGTCCGAGACCATCTCCTAGTTGTGGGTTAGAGGACAAAGGTTTTAAAAGGGAGTTTCAGGAGTGCACAAGCAGGGGGCTACGTGCAGAACAGCACGGTCAGCTCCAATAATCATCTCGAGATGGGTCGTGCAGTGGTCTGGTCAGCGTCATCTTGGTGTTTTTAACGTGTACTCAATCAGTAATTTACTCCAAGGTTGGTCTGCTTCCACCTCCTTAAGGTCAGCCCCTGGAATTCTCAAACAAGCAAGATTAATGCTCTCGTAGTTAGACATGGAAGGACTTTTGTACCCAGGAAGgctccacagggtcctgcttggtttcaatccccccttttctttgctaCCCTTCAATCCTGAGGGGAATAGGGGTggaacaagaaagggaataaagttttggttAGAGAGACTAATCATAAACTTGTCAAGGGAACTCAGTTTTCCGGGGACTTGGTAGGAGTTGAGTGCCAGACACAGGATAGCAGTGGTGAGCCAACTCAAGGTTTGGCAGCCCCGAGGCCCTCTCCCATGTATATCCCTGACTCATACCACAAAATTGATGGTAATACGGTGCAGTGTGGAGAGAATTATCTAGAGTCAGATGGCCCAATCCACCACTtataactgtgtgatcttgggcaagtaacttagcctcttgtgcctcagtttccacctctgtaaaatggggatgatcgtAATAATAGTCACTTTAGGACTGTGTGAGAGTTCCATGAGATAACATATATAAAGGTTTCtgcatagtacctggcacaaagtaagcactTGATTGTTGAATACACACAATATGTTTCACAAGTGCAGAGGCCATATCGTCTtgttcccagtgcctagcacataatagggGCTCAGCAAGTACTTACTCAATAAACGAATAGATGAAACTTGGCTTACATTCGGAAATAGGACCATCTGGGTTTTTTTATGTCAACCCAGACAGAACACCTACTATGCGCTGAGAGCCACAAGAGACACTGAGAACCGGTTCTGTCCTTGGAGACTGCTTTATTTAGGAGATGCTCAGCAGAAGAGACGCTAGATATAAATTTTTTGAACGAATGAAGGCATAGATAAATGATTACGAAGCACGCTCCCGGGCACAATAAACATGCCCTGAGTCCCTTACCCTATGCAGACATTTGCGCACACGGCTTTCTGCGGCGTGGGCACTAGAGGGCACTAAGCATGGCGACTCTCAGATTCAGAGTCACGCCTGGGTCCTTAGGAGAACCTCGCGCGGTGACGTCATATCCTCCGTAGACGTCACGCATCCGGGGGCGGGACAGAGGAGCCAAACGTAAACACCCTGGAGTTCGGGCCGCCAGCTTCGGGGGAGCTCCAAGTCTTGGTGgattcttgcagggaataggagTCCGGGAGGCGGCAGACCAGTCCGACGGAGAGCGGGTAGGCGGATAGCAGGGCGGCTGTTTTCCGGGAGTGGGCTCAGTTGGCCGCACTGATGACGTATGGACGCGCGCGCCAGGGGCGCATGCGCAAGGCGGAGGGACGGCGGGCAGCGAGGAGCGGTCAGAGGTACCTACCGCTCCGGCCGCGGACGCCAAGGGCTGCAGGCGAGGCTGGGCCGCGAAACTCCCCGGGCCTCTCTACAACGCGGTCTCAGTCGCGGAGGGCGGCTGAGAGGACCGAACGGGTCACGTGTGCAGAGCGCATGCGCCCGGCCCCCAGGTGGGCGCTAAATCAATGGCGGACGTTAGTCGAAAAACGTTGAAAACGACTTAAGTGCCCAACAGTACGGGATCGAGggttctggtttttttttaaatcattgactTGGTCCCAAAGTTATATATTGAATGCTTGCTGTATGCGATGTATTGTTTTAGGTTTTCGGGAAACATCAGAGAACGAGACAGAAAGATGCCTGTTTCTTTTGGAATGCATATTCTAATAGGGCGGGGGAGGGAAGTAcgaataaagaataaatgaatttcacAGTTATGTTAGAGGGTGGTGAATGCTATGAGGAAAAAGTAGAGCAGGGGCATGGGGGCGATGACATTAGATCTAAATGCCACTGGAATAAATGGAGGAATGAAATTAAGCAAAGCCATGAAGGAGGCAAGGGAATGAGCCATGTGGCTATCAGGAGGAAGAGTATTTACAGCATGTGGAAAAGTAGGAGGGAGGCCCAGAGGCGGGAGGGAAAGAGCTAGGAGGCCTGTGTGGTGGGACTGAGCAGGGGAGAGCGGTAGGACGTGGGGTCAAGGTGGTGGGAGGAACCAGCGGTACAGATCACGGCTGTAAACACTTTGGCTTTACTCTGAGTGAAACGGGGATCTTTGcgaggttttgagcagaggaatgatgTGACTTGGATGGTGTTTAATAGGGTCACTCAGGCTGCTGTAGAGACTAGAttggggagggaagcagggacacctattaCTAGTAGATCAGGTAATGAGCATCCCTACAGCCACCAAAATGGCTGACTTCAAAGATGATGATGACAGCCACCATGGAAGTGCTCAGATTTTCCTGGTGAGCCTGGTGAATATGCCGGGCTGTAGGGAGGGTTTCACAAGCATCATCTCCTTTAGTCTCAGGACAACCTGCAGAGGGCAGAGCTATCACTAACCCTGAGGCTCAGCCCTGTCAGAGGTGactgctcaataaacacttgctccttcagtctttttttgttttttgtaaaataaacataacataaaatttaccatttttaactgtacagttctttggcattaagtacattcgcattgttgtacaactatcaccatTATCCATCTCCAGAGTAGTCCTGAAGTCTTTGTTGTTATTGGCATCCTAAGCCCCAGTGCAGTCTCACTCTCCTATCTCAAGCAGCCAACTCCTCTAAGGTAGTCCGTAACACTTAAAAAACACCTATCGTGTGCCGGACAATGAATGGAATGATTGAGGGTCCCGTTCTCCTTGCCCCTTTAGTCGGGGAGACTCTGGTGATGGGGAAAGAAGCACCAGGTAACTATTGCTGCAGTTCTGAAACCAAAGATACTCTTGTATCCTGTATTCAGAAAGTGTTGAATACTCTGTGCcagactcagtaaatatttgtgtttgttgaatggatggtTGGGTGTACCTACTTGACCCTGACTTCTCATTTTCTCTTGAGGTCATCATTTGGGAGTCGTTGGAAGCGGGCCCAGAGAGGTTTTTGTAAATGCTGGTCtatagctatgtgactttggaaaagtcCCTTTCCTTggttcagcctcagtttcctggtccCTTTAGTGGGGGAACCAGATGTTAAACAAATAGACAATGTTAAGAGATTGTGTAACAAGAGAACCTAACTTAGGGTGTCACGGAAGACCTCCCTGAAGAGGCAGTATTCCTGGAAGAGATGAACTTTAAGCTAaaatttgaaggatgagtagaagcTATCCAGAGTGAGAGTGAGGTAGGAGTGGAGCCAAAGGACAGGGATTCTCTACAGGGGGGACTAGCATGTTCTGAGTTCTTGAAAGTTCCAGATCTGTTAGAAATGGCTTTAGTGTCCATTCCAGAATTCCTCTTAAGACCTTTGCTGTTTAAGCTCAGTCTTTTGCAAGGCTGCCAAATAGCCCTGTACAGGCCTGGCTTCTAGACAGAGAACAGGCAGATCCAACGTGGGGGAGGCCAGGAGAACTACCACCCCTCATTCTTCTGTTAATGTTCTATGTTGACTGAGAGTAAATAAGAAGAGAGTCTTTGGTCCCAGATTTTACTCCTttatgctttttactttttttttttttttttgcatgaataGGCATCATGCCAGAGTGGTCTTGAGGCAGCTCAGGAGTGGTTGGACTCTGTGTGTGCCTCTGGGCAGGTGTTAGCTATCTttgctgagcctcagtgttctcttCTCAAAAATGGCAGTACTGATAGCTTTTAGCTCATGGGATCATTTTGAAGACATGACCTAAGtcatgtaaagtgtttagcacagAGCTGGGTATTCAGTAAGGGAAAATGTTTGCTGGGATTAAATAAGAGTACGGTGGTCtggcatatataaaatatagaaacttCCATTGTTTCTCTATGGGTAACATCAGTTTGACCAGAATTAGATAAGTTTTGGTACTaagagttcttttaaaaaatcatataggtcaaattctcattaaaaaagtgaaaaatagctTGTATCTTGGTAATTTCTAGCCCCCTTGCCCCTTCATGTAGGTGTGATCAGCATTGGAAAAGATGCCAGCCCCAGCTGCCACATATGAAAGAATAGTTTACAAAAATCCCTCTGAGCACCACTACATGAAAGTCCACCTGTAAGTTCAGTCTCCTGAGTTTTATTTTCGACTGCTTTTTTATGAATCTGAATAGCATGAAATTTAAtgcaatgcattttttaaaaaatattttttacagagAATTTCAAGATCATGGCATTGGACTGAATGCTGCACAGTTCAAACAGCTGCTTATTTCAGCCCTGAAGGACCTGTTTGGAGAGGTATGGAATCACTTGGTAGTTTGAACACTCCTAAGGTCTTTGTAAGACATAGTGAAAGGACACTTTTCccaacattattttaaaactttaaaaccaCATTTGAAATTGCAGAAGCAGACTTTCAGAAGTGATGAGTTTTGTGTAGGTTTGTTCTCATATGCCTTCTAGTTGACAAGAACTTGTTAGACAAATGTTTAGTGTAGTGCAACTCAAAGTATGGTATAGACTGGCAACCTTGCAAACTGCTGGGGTTTTTTGGAGTTTTTTGCCTATTGTGGCTTGTACCAGAATGTAAATGAGCACACCGTTTCCTTTACTGAGACAGTCTCCAGTGAAAAAACCTGAGCTGGACTAAACGGTGTGCTCACTGATACTGTTGATTCCCACTCCGGTGCAGCTCCTTATCACAGACCAGCACTTTGAGTAGTCTGTTTTCGCATTCAGTTGAAAACAAGTAGAGTTTTGGAGAGAGAACAAAGACAGATGATTCTCAGGAAATTATTTCCTGATACATATATTCTATCAAATTAAAATCTGTCAAGcactcatcaaaattaaaaacttttactcTGCAAAAGATTTGGTTCAGAGGCTAAAAAACAGACTACAGACTGGGGGGAAGATATttgtaaaccacatatctgacaaaggactaatatctagaatatataaagatctcataaaactcaatagtaaagaaaaaaacccaaacactccaattagaaaatgggcaaaagtgggagttccttggtggcctagtggttaggattcggcgctttcactgcggagGCCCGGGtcctatccctggttggggaatcaTCCTGCGTGCCGCGTGGCATggtgcggcgcagccaaaatacaaaaaaaattcttaaaaatgggcaaaagatatgaacagacatttcactaaaAAGGGTGTACAGTTGGCAAAGAAGCACATGTatggaaagatgttcagcatcattagccattagagaaatgcacattgaAAACACAATGACACATTACTACACACTTAGGagaatgactgaaatgaaaaatagtgataacactaaatgctggtgaggatgcagagaaactaaatcactcatacattgctggtgggcatgtaaaatgatacagccactttggaacactgtttggcagtttcctttaaaaaactatggtagttttttttaaactaccgtacaacccagcaattgcaTACCTGTCTGTTTATCCCAGAGacatgaaaacttatgt
This genomic interval from Balaenoptera ricei isolate mBalRic1 chromosome 11, mBalRic1.hap2, whole genome shotgun sequence contains the following:
- the RPP14 gene encoding ribonuclease P protein subunit p14 isoform X1, which translates into the protein MTYGRARQGRMRKAEGRRAARSGQRYLPLRPRTPRAAGEAGPRNSPGLSTTRSQSRRAAERTERVTCAERMRPAPREFQDHGIGLNAAQFKQLLISALKDLFGEVDAALPLDILTYEEKTLSAILRICSSGLVKLWSSMTLLGSYKGKKCAFRVIQVSPFLLALSGNSRELVLN